A stretch of the Marivirga tractuosa DSM 4126 genome encodes the following:
- a CDS encoding ATP-binding protein, producing the protein MRTLYQKFETLLQNTTSDFKRYLYENVSWDSRMLGIIGPRGVGKTTMILQQIKENLDSKKALYVSADDMYFSENRLFDLADDFYKNAGEHLFIDEIHKYNDWSRELKNIYDSFPTLKIVFTGSSVLDILKGSSDLSRRAIIYKLQGLSFREYLKFYHNYELEAYSLEQIVNNEVKLENIQHPLPLFNDYLKRGYYPFGIEDEMDLRLGQIIVQTLESDIPQYANLNVGTGRKLKRLLSIIAESVPFKPNFSKLSAMIGVSRNSLDDYFSYMEKAGLIAQLRNETTGIRGLGKVDKVYLDNTNVIFNLVRDKSNIGNLRETFFFNQMRVENEVTSSRKADFVIDDYTFEVGGKNKQQNQIEKDGKSFLVKDDIEYGYRNVIPLWAFGFNY; encoded by the coding sequence ATGAGAACACTATATCAGAAATTTGAGACGCTATTACAAAACACTACCTCAGATTTTAAGCGTTATTTATATGAGAATGTCTCGTGGGATAGCAGAATGCTTGGAATTATTGGTCCTCGTGGGGTCGGGAAAACCACCATGATTTTACAGCAAATCAAGGAAAATTTAGATAGCAAAAAAGCATTATATGTATCAGCCGATGATATGTATTTCAGTGAAAACAGACTCTTTGACTTAGCCGATGATTTTTATAAAAATGCAGGAGAGCACTTGTTTATTGATGAAATACATAAATACAATGACTGGTCTAGAGAATTAAAAAATATTTATGATTCATTTCCAACTTTGAAAATTGTTTTTACGGGTTCTTCTGTGCTTGACATACTTAAAGGATCATCGGATTTAAGTCGTAGAGCAATAATTTACAAATTGCAAGGGCTCTCTTTTCGTGAATATTTGAAATTCTATCATAATTATGAATTAGAAGCTTATTCATTAGAACAAATCGTTAATAATGAGGTAAAACTTGAAAATATTCAACACCCCTTACCCTTATTTAATGACTATTTAAAACGTGGGTATTATCCTTTTGGAATTGAAGATGAAATGGATTTACGTTTGGGTCAAATCATTGTACAAACATTAGAATCCGATATTCCGCAATACGCAAATCTAAATGTAGGAACAGGTCGAAAACTTAAGCGCTTGCTTTCAATTATTGCTGAAAGTGTGCCTTTTAAACCCAATTTTTCTAAATTATCAGCAATGATTGGTGTAAGTCGGAATTCCTTAGATGATTATTTTTCATATATGGAAAAAGCTGGACTTATTGCGCAGTTACGCAATGAAACAACGGGTATTCGTGGACTAGGAAAAGTTGATAAGGTGTATTTAGATAATACAAATGTCATTTTCAACTTGGTTCGAGATAAATCAAATATTGGAAATTTGCGAGAAACATTCTTTTTCAATCAAATGCGAGTAGAAAATGAAGTAACATCTTCAAGAAAAGCTGATTTTGTTATTGATGATTATACGTTTGAAGTTGGAGGAAAAAATAAACAACAAAATCAAATTGAAAAAGATGGCAAATCCTTTTTGGTAAAGGATGATATTGAATATGGTTACCGCAATGTTATTCCTCTTTGGGCTTTTGGATTCAATTATTAG